The Nitrospirae bacterium CG2_30_53_67 DNA window GTATCCTCGACCGGACGCCGTTCGAGGACTTACTCGCTGTCGAACATGTCACAGCCGATGAGGTGTTGCGACTGCTGGACTATCCGGCCTACTTCGATTTGCTGGAACAGTCGCTGCCTGCCAATCGAGATGGGATACTTGAAGCCCTGAGCAACGACCACCTGATCCGCGCCTGCGAGGTCGGCGGCTTCAACATCACCAACCTGGGCGCCATCCTGTTCGCCAGGAAGCTTGGCGACTTCCCGCAGCTCAAACGCAAAGCCATGCGGGTCATACAGTATCGCGGCAGGGGTCGCACCGAGACGTTGAAGGAACAGGAAGACAGCAAAGGCTACGCCAGCGGCTTCGCTGGATTGATCGGCTACATCAACAATTTGCTGCCATCTAATGAGGTGATTGAGCAGGCCCTGCGCAAGACGGTACCGATGTTCCCCGAGTTGGCGGTGCGCGAGTTGGAGGCGAACGCCTTAATCCACCAGGACTTCTTCGTCACCGGCGCCGGGCCGATGGTGGAGATTTTCGAGGACCGCTTGGAGATCACGAATCCAGGCGAACCGCTGGTGGACACCCAACGTTTCGTGGACACGCCGCCGAAATCTCGAAACGAGGCGCTGGCTTCGATGATGAGGCGGTTCCGTATTTGCGAGGAGCGCGGCAGCGGGATCGACAAAGTCATTTTCCAGGTGGAGCTGTTCCAGCTACCGGCGCCACTTTTCGAGAAACCGGACGGATTCACGAGGGTGGTTCTGTTCGCCCACAAGCCATTGTCTGCAATGGACAAGGCGGATCGTGTGCGGGCCTGCTATCTGCACGCATGCCTGTGCTACGTGACTCGCAAGCCCATGACCAACACGTCGGTTCGAGAGCGGTTCGGGATCACCGAGAAGAACGCCGCGGTGGCTTCCCGCCTGCTCAATGAGGCTGTGGAGGCAGGGATGATTCTGGTGCGGGATCCCGATGCGGGGACGCGGAATCGGACATATCTGCCGTTCTGGGCCGCACCAGCCACAGCCAGGGAGGGGATTGCTTGATGGTTCGACTTCTGTTGGCCCTTTCCCGGTACTGCGCTATGTGCAACTTATTGAAAAGACTGGTCTTGTGGCTTCCTGCGTTGATTGATGGTTGCTTGATGACGGTAAGGGAGGGCGCTGCAGGGAGGAGGTCTCGATGAAGAGTGACACCAGCGAACGCTGCCTCGAACGCCTGATCTGTACGGCGCTGATCGGCGCGCCGTGCGTCCGGAATTCCGGGGACACAATACTTAATTCTATTTAAATCTCAATCATAAGGAGGAAAAACCATGAGCAAAGGCCAGGACAGCAAGAAGACAACCAAGAAGAAACCAGCCAAAACCAAGAAAGAAAAAAAAGCAGCAAAGAGAGCCAAGAAGGAACAAAAGAAGGGCTAAGAGTCTTCCATGTAGACCCCTGAGGGCGGTTTTCTAAAGATTTCTCCCTTCGGTCGAAATGACCAAGGGAGAGAATTCCACAGAGCTTCAGGGGAATTAGGGACAGCGGGGTTGTTGAAAAAGTGATTTTCTGATCTCATGCCGTCATTCCCGCGTAGGCGGGAATCCAGGTCTTTCATAGTATTACTGGATGCCCGCTCCCCGCTGAATGCATGCGGGGACAAGTTTATCGGGCATGACAAACTTATTTACCATAAGAGACTTTTTCAAGAGCCCCACAGCGACCATTTAAAAAGAATTACCCGCAACGGCAGATAAGGGGACTTTTCGAGGGTCCGGGAGAGAGGGTCCGAGGATCACATCTCCAAATATCAATTTTCTCAGTGACAAATGCAAGGGATAAAAGGGGATGGGATGCGGTTAACCCTACATTCAAGGAAAGATGCCATGCAGAAACTTAAGAGTTCTGTTGAAATCTTTCGGCGCTATGGAATAGGATGGTTGTGGGTAGCTGCGTTTTTTCTTCTCTGTTTTACTTCCGTTGCGGCGGCAGGCCCGTGCCCTCCGTTCTACCTGAAGACGGATGACGGCAAAATCATTAATCCCATGAGCGGCGATAACGCCGATCAGCCATACTCCACACGTCAGACCTGCGGCTCATGCCATCCTTACGAAAAGATCAGAGAAGGTTATCATTTCGATATGGGGTGGAAGGATGCCAGGGACAATTTTATAAAAGACAAACCTTGGTTTTTAACTCTCGGCATGACCGGCGGCTTCTGAATGGCTTCTTATCGCCAGTTGGCGAAAAAGAATTTTTCACAACCTGATGAGGTGGAATTTACTCCCTTCACGTTTGCGGCAGAGGGTCCAAAGGATTCTGAGAACCTTGGCAAACCGGGCTGTGGCGGCTGTCATCCCGGGGGTGGAATGATGGAGCTGGACCGGGATGGACTGCGTTACGACAAGCGACTGATAAAGTCCCCTGCCTTGGCGGAGTCTTTGGATGGGGACTATTACAA harbors:
- a CDS encoding transcriptional regulator, giving the protein MTSVRDNDYLAGLVHELCKLPRETEWVEFKVSKAEPQEIGEYLSALANSAALNGKAFAYLVWGVEDGTHAIVGTSFSLSKAKKGNEPLETWLLRLLTPKIHFRFFELNLEGRPVVLLEIGRAFRHPVRFQSKAFIRVGPVKKPLKDAPDRERDLWRILDRTPFEDLLAVEHVTADEVLRLLDYPAYFDLLEQSLPANRDGILEALSNDHLIRACEVGGFNITNLGAILFARKLGDFPQLKRKAMRVIQYRGRGRTETLKEQEDSKGYASGFAGLIGYINNLLPSNEVIEQALRKTVPMFPELAVRELEANALIHQDFFVTGAGPMVEIFEDRLEITNPGEPLVDTQRFVDTPPKSRNEALASMMRRFRICEERGSGIDKVIFQVELFQLPAPLFEKPDGFTRVVLFAHKPLSAMDKADRVRACYLHACLCYVTRKPMTNTSVRERFGITEKNAAVASRLLNEAVEAGMILVRDPDAGTRNRTYLPFWAAPATAREGIA